The Arachis hypogaea cultivar Tifrunner chromosome 19, arahy.Tifrunner.gnm2.J5K5, whole genome shotgun sequence genome has a window encoding:
- the LOC112775129 gene encoding RPM1-interacting protein 4 isoform X2 has protein sequence MAQRSHVPKFGNWESGENVPYTAYFDKARKDRTGTKMINPNDPEENSDLSFYNSSSDQLPPAIPGTDSEHPSGKGSKTSTHELQKSKEDSDAKPFVDSPARQASQGVGSADNRRRPSRQSTGSEYSIERSPLHRQARAPGKDSPSWEGKNSYDSSHGTPGRSRLRPANRGDETPDKGAAVPKFGEWDVSNPASADGYTHIFNQVREERQGGAGVTPGTPNQRPHFIKNQPSNDKAQCCCFWWSNK, from the exons ATGGCA CAACGATCGCATGTACCAAAATTTGGCAATTGGGAAAGTGGAGAAAATGTTCCATATACAGCTTATTTTGACAAGGCTCGGAAAGATCGAACTGGCACGAAGATGATAAATCCGAATGACCCTGAGGAGAATTCGGATTTATCATTTTATAATTCATCATCTGATCAGCTACCTCCGGCCATACCCGGAACTGATTCAGAGCATCCATCTGGAAAGGGATCTAAGACATCCACACATGAGTTACAGAAGAGCAAGGAAGACAGTGATGCTAAGCCTTTTGTTGACTCTCCTGCTCGTCAAGCAAGCCAGGGAGTAGGTTCTGCCGATAACCGAAGAAGACCTTCTAGACAAAGTACTGGTTCTGAGTACAGCATCGAACGTTCTCCCCTTCATCGTCAGGCTAGAGCCCCTGGAAAGGATAGTCCATCATGGGAAGGAAAGAATTCCTATGATAGCAGCCATGGAACACCAGGAAGATCCCGGTTAAGACCAGCTAATCGGGGCGATGAGACT CCTGACAAAGGAGCAGCTGTTCCGAAGTTCGGCGAGTGGGATGTTAGTAACCCTGCATCGGCTGATGGCTACACTCACATTTTCAACCAAGTGAGGGAGGAGAGACAGGGTGGAGCTGGAGTTACGCCAGGCACACCTAATCAAAGACCACACTTTATCAAGAACCAACCTAGCAATGACAAAGCACAG TGTTGCTGCTTTTGGTGGAGCAACAAATGA
- the LOC112775129 gene encoding RPM1-interacting protein 4 isoform X1: MSCIMLLLWKQRSHVPKFGNWESGENVPYTAYFDKARKDRTGTKMINPNDPEENSDLSFYNSSSDQLPPAIPGTDSEHPSGKGSKTSTHELQKSKEDSDAKPFVDSPARQASQGVGSADNRRRPSRQSTGSEYSIERSPLHRQARAPGKDSPSWEGKNSYDSSHGTPGRSRLRPANRGDETPDKGAAVPKFGEWDVSNPASADGYTHIFNQVREERQGGAGVTPGTPNQRPHFIKNQPSNDKAQCCCFWWSNK, encoded by the exons ATGTCTTGCATTATGTTATTGCTATGGAAG CAACGATCGCATGTACCAAAATTTGGCAATTGGGAAAGTGGAGAAAATGTTCCATATACAGCTTATTTTGACAAGGCTCGGAAAGATCGAACTGGCACGAAGATGATAAATCCGAATGACCCTGAGGAGAATTCGGATTTATCATTTTATAATTCATCATCTGATCAGCTACCTCCGGCCATACCCGGAACTGATTCAGAGCATCCATCTGGAAAGGGATCTAAGACATCCACACATGAGTTACAGAAGAGCAAGGAAGACAGTGATGCTAAGCCTTTTGTTGACTCTCCTGCTCGTCAAGCAAGCCAGGGAGTAGGTTCTGCCGATAACCGAAGAAGACCTTCTAGACAAAGTACTGGTTCTGAGTACAGCATCGAACGTTCTCCCCTTCATCGTCAGGCTAGAGCCCCTGGAAAGGATAGTCCATCATGGGAAGGAAAGAATTCCTATGATAGCAGCCATGGAACACCAGGAAGATCCCGGTTAAGACCAGCTAATCGGGGCGATGAGACT CCTGACAAAGGAGCAGCTGTTCCGAAGTTCGGCGAGTGGGATGTTAGTAACCCTGCATCGGCTGATGGCTACACTCACATTTTCAACCAAGTGAGGGAGGAGAGACAGGGTGGAGCTGGAGTTACGCCAGGCACACCTAATCAAAGACCACACTTTATCAAGAACCAACCTAGCAATGACAAAGCACAG TGTTGCTGCTTTTGGTGGAGCAACAAATGA